In a single window of the Elaeis guineensis isolate ETL-2024a chromosome 6, EG11, whole genome shotgun sequence genome:
- the LOC105047361 gene encoding protein NRT1/ PTR FAMILY 1.2 produces the protein MDQEKMSQQPPKRKGGLKTIPFIMTNEIFEKVASFGLMPNMIIYLTEVYHMTPVTAGSVLFIWGAISYFLPIFGAFLSDAYLGRFLVIAIASVACLQGMVLLWLTAMLPGANPPACDPADLVLGKCQSPSNSQLALLFSSFALISIGTGGIRPCSLAFGADQFDRKDNPQNERTLQTFFNWYYATIGISFIIASTVIVYIQDKMGWKVGFGVPVVLMALSIVFFLLGSFLYIKVRGNSSMLTGLAQAIVASIKNQRLVLPSETADCRYHHKKGGSNIMVPTENLRSLNKACIIRNPEEDLNPDGSAADPWKLCSVEQVEVLKSVVRVMPIWSTGIMPGVIINQQMFPPLQAGTMDRHMGSKFQIPKGSFGVFGIITLTLWVAIYDRLIVPRLAKITGRPRGLSLRQRMGIGLAISCIATAVAATVEGMRRRRAIEEGLADHPSAIVNMSAMWLVPQNCLSGLAEAFNIIAQIEFYYSEFPKSMASIGMSLISLGLGVGDLVASLILELVDKRSGRNGRVSWVAANLNRGHFDYYYWILTLLSVCNFFYFLVCSWAYGEEGKNRFHEEEDLVVEELDTKPGELSVIL, from the exons ATGGACCAGGAGAAGATGTCCCAACAACCGCCGAAGAGGAAGGGGGGTCTGAAGACCATCCCATTTATCATGA CAAACGAAATCTTCGAGAAGGTTGCGAGCTTTGGGCTGATGCCAAATATGATCATCTACCTTACAGAAGTGTATCACATGACCCCTGTAACTGCCGGTAGTGTTCTGTTCATATGGGGAGCAATATCATATTTCTTACCCATTTTTGGGGCTTTCTTATCTGATGCCTACTTGGGTCGCTTCCTTGTGATAGCAATTGCATCAGTTGCATGCCTGCAA GGGATGGTTCTTCTATGGCTAACAGCAATGCTACCCGGAGCAAATCCCCCTGCCTGTGACCCTGCTGACCTTGTTCTCGGCAAGTGCCAGAGCCCGAGCAATTCACAGCTCGCTCTCCTGTTCTCTTCTTTCGCTCTCATCTCCATAGGAACTGGTGGCATTAGGCCATGCTCTCTAGCCTTTGGTGCAGACCAGTTCGACCGGAAAGACAACCCTCAGAATGAGAGGACCCTGCAGACCTTCTTCAACTGGTACTACGCAACGATCGGGATATCCTTTATCATCGCATCGACTGTCATCGTCTATATACAAGATAAGATGGGATGGAAAGTGGGTTTCGGTGTTCCAGTAGTGCTGATGGCATTATCTATCGTCTTCTTCCTCCTGGGTTCTTTTCTTTACATCAAGGTGAGGGGTAACTCGAGCATGCTAACCGGCCTTGCCCAAGCCATCGTTGCAAGCATCAAAAATCAGCGACTAGTCTTGCCATCAGAGACTGCTGATTGCAGATATCATCACAAGAAGGGTGGTTCGAACATCATGGTTCCCACTGAAAATCTAAG GTCCCTGAACAAAGCCTGCATCATTAGAAATCCAGAGGAGGACTTGAACCCCGATGGCTCCGCCGCCGACCCATGGAAGCTGTGCAGCGTGGAGCAAGTAGAAGTGCTCAAGTCGGTGGTGCGAGTGATGCCAATTTGGTCGACCGGGATCATGCCGGGAGTGATCATCAACCAGCAAATGTTCCCGCCGCTGCAGGCGGGCACCATGGACCGGCACATGGGGTCCAAGTTTCAGATCCCCAAGGGCTCCTTTGGCGTGTTTGGGATCATCACCTTGACGCTTTGGGTGGCCATTTACGACCGGTTGATCGTCCCTCGGCTGGCGAAGATCACCGGAAGGCCCCGCGGTCTCAGCCTCCGGCAGAGAATGGGGATCGGGCTGGCGATATCATGCATTGCCACAGCTGTTGCAGCCACCGTAGAGGGCATGAGGAGGAGAAGAGCAATTGAGGAAGGGCTGGCAGATCATCCAAGTGCCATAGTTAACATGTCAGCAATGTGGCTGGTGCCCCAGAACTGCCTGAGTGGCTTAGCCGAAGCTTTTAATATAATCGCACAGATCGAATTCTACTACTCGGAGTTTCCTAAGAGCATGGCCAGTATTGGGATGTCTCTGATTTCACTGGGGTTGGGAGTTGGGGACTTGGTCGCGAGTTTGATCCTGGAGCTCGTTGACAAGAGGAGTGGAAGGAATGGAAGAGTTAGCTGGGTTGCTGCCAACCTAAACAGGGGCCACTTTGACTACTACTATTGGATCCTTACTCTATTGAGTGTGTGTAATTTTTTCTACTTCCTTGTTTGTAGTTGGGCGTATGGCGAGGAGGGAAAGAATAGGTTTCATGAAGAGGAGGACCTGGTGGTGGAAGAGCTGGACACGAAGCCCGGGGAGTTGTCCGTTATCCTTTGA